The Methylotenera sp. G11 genome includes a window with the following:
- a CDS encoding GNAT family N-acetyltransferase, with protein MPSLFFRPALAADSASIAALANSAYRGDTSRQGWTTEADLLDGLRTTAAEVQHLIESEHCVILLCMNGNDLIASVCLEKEADAAHVGLFVVNPAMQGLGVGKQLLTYAESYAVQHWSVKKCCMHVITLRHELIAFYERRGYRRTGMVKTFPVNPDMWQPKMTGLQLELLEKPL; from the coding sequence ATGCCTTCACTATTTTTCCGGCCTGCCCTGGCAGCGGATTCAGCCAGCATTGCCGCACTGGCGAATAGTGCGTATCGCGGCGATACCAGCCGGCAAGGCTGGACCACTGAAGCTGACCTGCTTGATGGCTTGCGTACTACGGCCGCAGAAGTGCAGCATCTCATCGAATCTGAACACTGTGTGATCCTGCTATGCATGAACGGCAATGACCTGATTGCTTCAGTCTGTCTTGAGAAAGAGGCTGATGCGGCACATGTCGGCTTGTTTGTGGTGAACCCTGCCATGCAGGGCCTGGGTGTAGGTAAGCAACTGCTCACTTATGCTGAAAGCTATGCTGTGCAGCACTGGTCGGTGAAAAAGTGCTGCATGCATGTCATCACGCTGCGCCATGAGCTGATTGCTTTTTATGAGCGGCGCGGCTACCGGCGCACCGGTATGGTTAAAACATTCCCCGTTAATCCCGATATGTGGCAGCCTAAAATGACCGGCCTGCAACTGGAGCTGCTTGAAAAACCGCTCTGA
- a CDS encoding efflux RND transporter permease subunit, translated as MTLPELSIKRHVLAWMLSGVIVLFGIISYQRIGIDRIPAIDFPIIVVNTTLRGANPDVVDTSITSIIESAINTTPGIEHIQSSSSPGVSTITITFSLDKDIDVAYNEVQAKVSQVLRRLPNDTDPPVIQKVDTNASAVIWLALSGDRTLQQLNLYANNVLKKKFETINGVGEVTIGGRRDRVIRVNIKPEQMAAYKVTADDLISAFNREHIQLPGGFLVSAQSEQLLKLDMEFHNVRQLGELIVATNAGVSIRLKDIATIEDGITDNRQIARYNGKPTVGLGMVKIANANTVDIIREVERRLEQDIRPNLPPGMDLEISTNDSIFINQLVASLKEHLVEGTLLAALIVFIFLRSIRSTLIVATAIPVSLLAAIAVMYFSGFTFNSMTLLALLLLIGVVVDDAIVVLENIYRHREHIDPNPISAALNGAREVTFSVTAASLSLVCIFAPVIFMDGMVGKFFNSFGVVVTFGVLASLFVSLTLTPMLCSRYLSVYHHENRIYGFIGNVLGSLDNVYKKLLFVSLRHRGLVLLITVTFVLFSGYFSFKYVEKDFVPESDESSFSITVKTPLGSSLEYTDSRMRMIEAIIAGHKNEVESFYSTIGAGSRGQVNQGNVNVRLKPKEQRNKSQQALIKDLKKELDTIPGVRAIPTGASVVRGQRSEKLQFNLTGSNLQEIGRISKLLQDSLSSNPNMGKVDLDVQLDLPQLNMKIDRERAATLGLNATDITTAVSLYAGGINVAKYNDENGDGQRYDIRLKAHESDLKNTEDLRKIFLRSSNGQLVRLDAVASFVPELGAAVIGRYDLQYAANFYANPGMPLGDAVDLVKTTAARIVPAEYNIKMVGQAEEFGKTFKNIQFVFLLAFILLYMVLASQFNSFIQPFIIMLAQPLAIIGGLIALLISGDTLNMFSMIGLVLLIGLVAKNSILLVDLTNQLRDKGTGIDDALKEACPIRLRPVVMTSLTIILALLPAALGLGAGSETNKPLSVAIIGGMVSSTLLTLVVVPAAYSLVMHGLEKWEAKRVSLAKRFHP; from the coding sequence ATGACACTACCCGAACTCTCGATCAAACGCCATGTTCTTGCCTGGATGCTGTCAGGCGTCATCGTACTGTTCGGCATCATTTCATACCAGCGCATCGGCATTGACCGCATCCCTGCGATTGATTTTCCCATCATCGTAGTGAATACCACGCTGCGCGGCGCCAATCCGGATGTGGTGGACACCAGCATTACCAGTATCATCGAATCTGCCATCAACACCACGCCGGGGATCGAACACATTCAATCATCCTCATCACCCGGTGTTTCCACCATCACCATTACGTTTTCGCTGGATAAAGACATTGACGTAGCCTATAACGAGGTGCAGGCCAAGGTCAGCCAGGTATTGCGCCGGCTGCCGAACGATACCGACCCGCCTGTCATACAGAAAGTTGACACCAATGCCTCGGCGGTCATCTGGCTGGCGCTGAGCGGCGACCGTACATTGCAGCAACTGAACCTATATGCGAACAATGTGCTGAAGAAAAAATTCGAGACCATTAACGGCGTAGGTGAAGTGACGATCGGCGGCCGCCGCGACCGCGTCATCCGTGTCAATATCAAACCGGAACAGATGGCTGCCTATAAGGTCACGGCAGATGACCTGATTTCGGCGTTCAACCGCGAACACATACAGTTGCCGGGCGGCTTCCTGGTAAGCGCGCAATCAGAACAGCTGCTGAAGCTGGATATGGAGTTTCATAACGTCAGGCAGTTGGGTGAATTGATTGTTGCAACCAATGCGGGGGTCTCCATCCGCCTCAAGGACATCGCGACTATAGAGGATGGCATCACCGACAACCGCCAGATCGCCCGCTACAACGGCAAGCCTACCGTGGGCCTGGGCATGGTCAAGATCGCAAACGCCAACACGGTTGACATCATCCGCGAGGTCGAACGCCGCCTTGAACAGGACATCCGCCCCAACCTGCCTCCGGGCATGGATCTGGAAATATCCACCAACGATTCGATTTTCATTAACCAGCTCGTTGCATCGCTTAAAGAACACCTGGTAGAAGGCACGCTGCTGGCCGCCCTAATCGTTTTCATCTTCCTGCGCTCCATACGCTCCACGCTGATTGTCGCCACGGCAATACCGGTCTCGCTGCTGGCGGCGATTGCCGTCATGTATTTCTCAGGCTTCACTTTCAACTCCATGACCCTGCTGGCGCTACTGCTGCTGATAGGCGTGGTGGTCGATGACGCCATCGTAGTGCTTGAAAACATCTACCGCCATCGCGAACACATCGACCCCAACCCGATCAGTGCCGCCCTGAACGGTGCCCGGGAAGTGACTTTCTCCGTGACCGCCGCCTCACTCTCTCTGGTATGCATCTTTGCACCGGTCATTTTCATGGATGGCATGGTAGGTAAGTTCTTTAACTCGTTCGGGGTGGTCGTGACGTTCGGCGTACTTGCATCATTGTTTGTTTCACTGACGCTCACGCCCATGCTCTGCTCACGTTACCTTTCCGTATATCATCATGAAAACAGGATTTACGGTTTTATCGGTAACGTACTGGGATCGCTGGATAACGTCTATAAGAAGCTGCTGTTCGTTTCGCTGCGGCACCGCGGCCTGGTGCTGCTGATCACCGTGACATTCGTGCTGTTCAGCGGTTATTTTTCATTCAAGTACGTAGAAAAGGATTTTGTACCTGAATCCGATGAAAGCAGTTTCAGCATTACGGTCAAGACGCCGCTCGGCTCCAGCCTGGAGTACACCGATTCACGCATGAGAATGATCGAAGCCATCATTGCCGGCCACAAGAATGAAGTGGAGAGTTTTTACTCTACCATCGGCGCCGGCTCACGCGGACAAGTCAACCAAGGCAACGTCAACGTACGCCTGAAACCGAAAGAGCAACGCAACAAGAGCCAGCAGGCTTTAATCAAGGACCTGAAAAAAGAACTGGACACGATCCCCGGGGTGCGTGCGATCCCCACCGGAGCTTCGGTGGTGCGCGGCCAGCGCTCGGAAAAACTGCAATTCAACCTGACCGGCAGCAACCTGCAGGAAATCGGCCGAATTTCAAAACTGCTGCAGGACTCACTCAGCAGCAACCCGAACATGGGTAAAGTCGATCTGGATGTACAGCTGGACCTGCCGCAGCTCAACATGAAAATAGACCGGGAGCGTGCAGCAACCCTAGGCTTGAACGCTACCGACATTACGACCGCAGTCAGCCTTTATGCGGGCGGCATCAACGTAGCCAAATACAATGATGAGAACGGCGACGGCCAGCGTTATGACATTCGCCTGAAAGCGCATGAGTCGGACTTGAAAAATACCGAAGACCTGCGCAAGATATTCCTGCGCAGCAGCAATGGCCAACTGGTGCGCCTGGATGCGGTAGCCAGCTTCGTACCTGAGCTTGGCGCTGCCGTTATCGGGCGTTACGACCTGCAGTATGCGGCAAATTTTTATGCCAATCCGGGCATGCCGCTGGGTGACGCCGTTGACCTCGTAAAAACGACTGCCGCCAGAATCGTTCCTGCCGAATACAATATCAAAATGGTCGGGCAGGCAGAGGAATTCGGGAAAACCTTTAAAAATATCCAGTTCGTATTCTTGCTAGCCTTTATCCTGCTCTACATGGTATTGGCCAGTCAGTTCAATTCGTTCATACAGCCATTCATCATCATGCTCGCGCAGCCGCTGGCGATCATAGGTGGCCTCATTGCACTGCTGATCTCCGGCGATACGCTCAACATGTTCTCGATGATCGGGCTGGTGCTGCTGATCGGCCTGGTGGCCAAGAACTCGATCCTGCTGGTGGATCTGACCAATCAGCTGCGCGATAAGGGAACAGGTATTGATGATGCGCTCAAGGAAGCCTGCCCGATCAGGCTGCGCCCGGTGGTGATGACCTCACTGACGATCATCCTGGCACTATTGCCGGCCGCCCTCGGCCTTGGTGCCGGTTCCGAGACCAACAAGCCGCTGTCGGTCGCCATCATCGGCGGTATGGTTTCATCCACCTTGCTGACACTGGTCGTGGTGCCGGCCGCTTACTCCCTGGTGATGCACGGCCTGGAAAAATGGGAAGCCAAAAGGGTAAGCCTGGCTAAAAGATTTCACCCCTGA
- a CDS encoding efflux RND transporter periplasmic adaptor subunit — protein MQTKTPLILLALIMALIAGCGSKDKAGDANAGAKKGPKPTLVTVTQVKDTAIEITESAVGSIEGLIDPTIAAEVAARVIKVHVSPGQRVKKGELVATLDATDYALQRNEALAEVARIEALLQNQTKIVTRSQALVNKNFISQNAVDTDLAQQNVLKEQLAGARARVDTINHSSSKTKIYAPTDGVVEKKIVDTGEFVKVGDPLLQIISNKRLRAHIPFPERISNQLKPGMKVRLSTPTSTRVVESEIRELKAMIIESNRSIDVIADITDESDWQPGASVTGTVVIGEQPSALMVPEQSVVLRPAGEVVYLVKDGKAHQAIVKTGQHQKGLVEITEGLHANDTIVMDGAGFLTDQALIQVTDNHTAR, from the coding sequence ATGCAAACAAAAACACCATTGATTCTACTGGCCCTGATAATGGCCCTGATTGCCGGCTGCGGCAGCAAAGATAAAGCCGGTGATGCCAATGCCGGCGCAAAGAAAGGCCCGAAACCTACGCTGGTCACGGTAACGCAGGTAAAAGACACCGCCATAGAAATCACGGAATCTGCTGTAGGTTCGATTGAGGGGCTGATCGACCCTACTATTGCTGCAGAGGTTGCAGCGCGCGTGATCAAAGTGCATGTCAGCCCGGGACAGCGGGTAAAGAAAGGCGAGCTGGTTGCAACCCTGGATGCCACAGACTATGCCTTGCAGCGCAATGAAGCCCTGGCGGAGGTCGCACGTATCGAGGCCTTGCTGCAGAACCAGACCAAGATCGTGACGCGCAGCCAGGCGCTGGTCAATAAGAACTTCATTTCACAGAATGCGGTCGATACCGACCTCGCGCAGCAGAACGTGCTTAAAGAACAGCTGGCGGGAGCGCGCGCCCGTGTTGACACCATCAACCACAGCAGCAGTAAAACGAAGATTTATGCACCGACGGACGGTGTCGTCGAAAAGAAGATCGTTGACACCGGCGAGTTCGTAAAAGTGGGCGATCCGCTATTGCAGATCATTTCAAACAAACGCCTGCGTGCGCACATCCCGTTTCCTGAGCGCATCAGCAATCAGCTGAAGCCAGGCATGAAAGTACGTTTAAGCACACCCACCAGCACCAGAGTGGTGGAATCCGAAATCCGCGAATTGAAGGCCATGATTATAGAAAGCAACCGCTCCATCGACGTGATTGCCGACATCACCGACGAGTCTGACTGGCAGCCCGGCGCGAGCGTCACCGGTACGGTCGTGATCGGGGAACAGCCTTCTGCCTTGATGGTTCCGGAGCAGAGTGTCGTGCTGCGGCCGGCAGGGGAAGTGGTGTACCTGGTAAAAGACGGCAAAGCGCATCAAGCGATCGTGAAGACAGGGCAACACCAGAAAGGGCTGGTGGAGATTACGGAGGGATTGCACGCCAACGATACGATCGTGATGGATGGTGCCGGTTTTCTCACCGACCAGGCGCTGATTCAGGTGACAGACAACCACACCGCACGATGA
- the ampD gene encoding 1,6-anhydro-N-acetylmuramyl-L-alanine amidase AmpD yields MTTYPINPSGFAENAQFIASPNFDERAPHTGCADTAPAAGISLIVIHNISLPPGQYGGNGIVELFTNRLDPDAHPYYAQIHTFKVSAHFLIRRDGTVIQFVSCLNRAWHAGISNWQGRERCNDFSVGIELEGSDFEAFEPMQYQTLNNLIAGIRNAYPIQSIVGHSDIAPGRKTDPGPYFDWQQVTR; encoded by the coding sequence ATGACAACTTACCCTATCAACCCGTCAGGATTTGCAGAGAATGCGCAGTTTATCGCATCTCCCAATTTTGACGAACGCGCCCCGCATACAGGCTGCGCGGACACAGCCCCTGCAGCCGGCATCAGTTTAATCGTGATCCACAACATCAGCCTGCCTCCCGGCCAGTATGGCGGCAATGGCATTGTTGAGCTGTTTACCAACCGGCTCGATCCTGACGCACATCCCTACTACGCCCAGATCCATACCTTCAAGGTATCTGCGCATTTCCTGATCCGGCGCGATGGAACAGTCATCCAGTTTGTATCATGCCTGAACCGTGCCTGGCATGCTGGCATATCAAACTGGCAGGGGCGTGAACGTTGTAATGATTTCTCTGTCGGAATTGAGCTTGAAGGCAGCGATTTTGAAGCCTTTGAGCCTATGCAATACCAAACCCTGAACAATTTAATTGCCGGAATCAGGAATGCCTACCCGATTCAGTCTATAGTAGGGCATTCTGATATTGCGCCTGGCCGCAAAACGGACCCAGGCCCATATTTTGACTGGCAGCAAGTGACCCGGTAA